The following coding sequences are from one Acidobacteriota bacterium window:
- the thiS gene encoding sulfur carrier protein ThiS: protein MVTIVLNGEKKEIESEVTLDRLLDLFSLPRQRVAVEQNKSVVRKSDWPSTPIRDSDVIEVIHFVGGG, encoded by the coding sequence ATGGTTACGATAGTCCTAAATGGCGAAAAGAAAGAGATCGAAAGCGAGGTCACGCTTGACCGGCTTCTCGATCTTTTTTCATTGCCGCGGCAACGGGTAGCTGTAGAGCAAAATAAATCGGTCGTCCGTAAGTCGGATTGGCCATCGACGCCGATCCGTGACAGCGATGTGATAGAAGTTATCCACTTCGTCGGCGGAGGCTAG
- a CDS encoding M23 family metallopeptidase, whose amino-acid sequence MRFFFLFAILLLAVSVSAQSPEPAAPPAKSDAIGFALIHPLFNADYMCSEHFEGQLKYPGDDLGADCIVTGGLSADESSGFSKAYKTDGKTNEDWYGWKETVLAPINGTVARIHINPVVNKPGEMGKPPASFVVFKHDDGLMVLVAHVADVTVKEGDKVTAGQPFAKVGNNGFSRSPHIHIGAWREKTPLQIRFDLRAKGLLRKKN is encoded by the coding sequence ATGCGATTTTTCTTTCTTTTTGCAATTCTCTTACTTGCCGTCTCTGTTAGTGCTCAGTCACCCGAGCCGGCGGCTCCGCCTGCCAAGTCGGACGCGATCGGGTTCGCACTCATTCACCCGCTCTTCAATGCTGACTATATGTGCAGCGAGCATTTCGAGGGCCAGCTGAAGTATCCGGGCGATGATCTCGGCGCGGATTGTATCGTCACCGGCGGCCTTTCGGCGGACGAGAGTTCCGGGTTTTCGAAGGCTTACAAGACCGACGGAAAGACGAACGAGGATTGGTACGGCTGGAAGGAGACGGTCCTTGCTCCGATCAATGGAACCGTCGCACGTATCCACATCAATCCTGTCGTCAATAAACCGGGCGAGATGGGCAAGCCGCCTGCGAGCTTTGTCGTATTCAAGCACGACGACGGCCTGATGGTCCTGGTCGCACACGTGGCCGACGTCACGGTCAAGGAGGGCGACAAGGTCACCGCCGGCCAGCCCTTCGCGAAGGTCGGCAACAACGGCTTTAGCCGCTCGCCGCACATCCACATCGGAGCGTGGCGAGAAAAGACCCCGCTTCAAATACGTTTTGATCTTCGGGCCAAAGGGCTGCTCCGGAAAAAGAACTAG
- a CDS encoding four helix bundle protein — MKITRHQELEVYRKAFSAAMRIFELTKRFPKEETYAMTDQIRRSSRSVCANLAEAWRKRRYEAAFIAKLNDAEGEAAETQTWLEFAVKCEYIERDVAMELYRSFDEVIAMLVSMASNSKQWVFANKPAPRR, encoded by the coding sequence ATGAAGATCACGCGGCATCAGGAACTTGAGGTGTATCGAAAGGCATTTTCGGCGGCGATGCGGATTTTCGAGCTAACCAAACGCTTTCCAAAAGAGGAAACCTATGCGATGACCGATCAGATCCGTCGTTCGTCTCGCTCGGTTTGTGCGAATCTCGCAGAGGCTTGGCGAAAGCGCCGTTACGAGGCAGCCTTTATCGCAAAACTGAATGATGCCGAAGGCGAAGCGGCCGAGACGCAGACTTGGCTCGAATTCGCTGTTAAATGCGAATACATCGAAAGAGATGTTGCCATGGAACTGTATCGGTCGTTTGACGAAGTAATTGCGATGTTGGTGTCGATGGCTTCGAATTCTAAGCAATGGGTTTTTGCCAACAAGCCAGCTCCACGCAGATGA
- a CDS encoding trypsin-like peptidase domain-containing protein, producing MNTKPVYQLSARQIILLGVVTAFAAVGITAAILFSYSYWVANSPSAVSLAEAPPPSISDPSAVSDEQNNIEVYKALAPGVAFINTTAYTQSWWGDVQEGRGNGSGSVIDAQGHILTNYHVIEGAQRITVNFGGDRVYPAKLIGGDPDTDLAVIKIDPPASGLTVVALGDSDKLEVGQKVLAIGNPFGLDRTLTTGVISGLQRPIRARNNRPIDAAIQTDASINPGNSGGPLLDKFGNMIGINSQILSPAGGSVGVGFAVPVNTAKRIVPQLIQFGEVRRPKLSAELRPVAEYVERGYRLPVENGLLVGSVIPNGPAANAGIRGLMRDGDGSVLLGDIILSVDGEEMNTLDDIYRLLDRKQFGDTINVEIFRGGERETIPVRLTPPPAQGRTTRRTQ from the coding sequence ATGAATACAAAACCGGTCTATCAGCTTTCAGCACGACAAATAATCCTCCTTGGTGTTGTCACCGCCTTTGCGGCGGTCGGCATCACGGCCGCGATACTTTTTAGCTACAGCTACTGGGTGGCAAATTCGCCATCTGCTGTTTCGCTGGCCGAGGCTCCGCCGCCGAGCATCTCTGACCCCTCGGCGGTCTCTGATGAACAGAACAACATCGAAGTCTACAAGGCCCTTGCCCCGGGTGTGGCGTTCATCAACACGACCGCCTATACCCAGAGTTGGTGGGGCGATGTTCAGGAAGGCCGCGGCAACGGCAGCGGTTCGGTGATCGACGCCCAGGGCCATATTCTCACTAACTATCACGTCATCGAAGGAGCCCAGCGGATAACGGTCAACTTCGGCGGCGACCGCGTTTATCCGGCGAAGCTCATTGGCGGCGACCCGGACACCGACCTTGCCGTGATCAAGATCGACCCGCCGGCGAGCGGCCTGACCGTCGTCGCTCTCGGCGACTCTGACAAGCTCGAGGTCGGGCAAAAGGTGCTAGCCATCGGCAATCCGTTCGGGCTTGACCGCACGCTGACGACCGGCGTCATCTCCGGGCTTCAGCGGCCGATCCGTGCCCGCAACAATCGGCCGATTGACGCCGCGATCCAGACCGATGCCTCGATCAACCCCGGCAATTCGGGCGGGCCGCTGCTTGATAAATTTGGCAATATGATCGGGATAAACTCGCAGATCCTTTCGCCCGCCGGCGGTTCGGTCGGCGTCGGTTTCGCGGTGCCGGTCAACACGGCAAAGCGGATCGTGCCGCAGCTCATTCAGTTTGGCGAAGTTCGCCGGCCAAAGTTGAGCGCGGAGCTTCGTCCTGTGGCAGAATACGTTGAGCGCGGCTATCGCCTTCCGGTCGAGAACGGCTTGCTCGTCGGTTCGGTGATCCCGAACGGTCCGGCGGCGAATGCAGGCATTCGTGGGCTAATGCGCGACGGCGACGGCTCCGTACTTCTCGGCGACATCATCCTCTCGGTCGATGGTGAAGAGATGAACACGCTTGACGACATCTATCGCCTGCTTGACCGGAAGCAGTTCGGCGACACCATCAACGTCGAGATCTTCCGCGGAGGCGAACGCGAAACGATCCCGGTACGGCTGACACCGCCGCCGGCACAGGGCCGCACGACGCGGCGGACGCAGTAA
- a CDS encoding exonuclease SbcCD subunit D, which produces MRFLHIADVHLGCTRYNLPESPRDFFDAWVDVLQRYAIEEKVDFVIICGDFFHKRNVPPETMNYAVAGLTLLKDAGIPVVAIEGNHDQKFADSEYSWLRSLAFWNLLILLEPENRDGKAIYTAWDEEYKKGGYVDIGRARIFGSNWYGAAANWAIPMLTEAIGDHRREDAFHLLMLHTDVEGHQKHPIPALSISALKELKAVTDYVALGHTHMHYEIDNWAFNPGSIEVTNISEFRETRGAFIVDVADDNSVSARHVTEYTHRPFQRLYFEVDRFEQPAELTAAAIEYVRQNAREATADLPPPVLEITLKGQLGFANSALELKKIRDEVKKITSAFHVLVKNHSVPIEYAVAEDVDRSANRETLERHVVGDLVARDKRYRKVMPELAEAVIGAKRQALDGEDPEKIAEFIAQKSAAQAHAAGAAE; this is translated from the coding sequence ATGCGGTTTCTTCACATTGCGGACGTCCATCTCGGATGTACGCGATACAACCTGCCCGAAAGCCCGCGAGATTTTTTCGATGCCTGGGTCGATGTTCTGCAGCGATATGCGATAGAAGAAAAGGTCGATTTCGTCATCATCTGCGGCGACTTTTTCCATAAGCGCAACGTGCCGCCGGAGACGATGAATTACGCCGTCGCGGGCCTGACGCTTTTGAAAGATGCCGGCATTCCGGTCGTCGCTATTGAGGGCAATCATGACCAGAAATTTGCCGATAGCGAATATAGCTGGCTTCGGTCGCTCGCCTTCTGGAACCTTCTGATCCTGCTCGAACCGGAAAACCGCGACGGCAAGGCTATTTACACCGCTTGGGACGAGGAATATAAGAAAGGCGGTTATGTCGATATCGGCCGGGCACGCATATTTGGCTCGAACTGGTACGGAGCGGCGGCGAATTGGGCGATCCCCATGCTGACCGAAGCGATCGGCGATCACCGCCGCGAGGACGCATTTCACCTGCTGATGCTCCACACGGACGTCGAAGGCCATCAGAAGCATCCGATCCCTGCTCTTTCGATCTCGGCGTTGAAAGAGCTTAAAGCCGTAACGGACTACGTCGCCCTCGGCCACACGCATATGCACTACGAGATCGACAACTGGGCGTTCAACCCGGGCTCGATCGAGGTCACCAACATCTCCGAGTTTCGCGAGACTCGCGGGGCATTCATCGTCGATGTCGCTGACGACAATTCAGTCTCTGCCCGGCACGTTACCGAATACACACACCGGCCGTTTCAGCGGCTTTACTTTGAGGTTGATCGGTTCGAGCAGCCGGCCGAGCTCACCGCCGCCGCGATCGAATACGTCCGCCAGAATGCCCGCGAGGCAACCGCCGATCTTCCGCCGCCGGTGCTTGAGATAACGCTGAAAGGCCAGCTCGGTTTTGCCAATTCGGCTCTTGAGCTAAAGAAGATCCGCGACGAAGTGAAGAAGATCACTTCGGCGTTTCATGTCCTGGTCAAAAACCATTCGGTCCCGATCGAATACGCCGTCGCGGAAGACGTTGACCGCTCGGCAAATCGCGAGACACTTGAGCGGCACGTGGTCGGCGACCTCGTCGCCCGAGATAAACGTTACAGAAAGGTGATGCCCGAACTAGCCGAGGCGGTCATCGGTGCAAAGCGGCAGGCACTCGACGGCGAAGACCCCGAGAAGATCGCCGAGTTCATCGCTCAAAAGTCCGCCGCACAAGCTCACGCCGCCGGAGCGGCCGAATAA
- a CDS encoding 3'(2'),5'-bisphosphate nucleotidase CysQ, with protein sequence MYKKELDAAIGAARAAGVRALEHYRDGFETESKIGVDSYEEPVTIADREASRIIVERLADAFPADAILSEEEVDEVEKRLSSERVWIIDPIDGTSGFVKKDGDFAVQIGLAVAGEPVVGVVLLPYHDVTYFAARDAGAFRESEGKIERLRTSEKLDFASMQMAVSRNHRSPKINAILTEFGVEGEMQRGSVGLKIGLIAEQTCDLYIHLSHRTKLWDTCAPQIILEEAGGRLTDLWGTPYRYDVRDLQNWGGIVATNGAVHATTIERLRPLMREFGRVKYRSRSDR encoded by the coding sequence ATGTACAAAAAGGAATTGGACGCCGCGATCGGAGCGGCCAGGGCCGCCGGTGTGCGGGCACTTGAACACTACCGCGATGGCTTTGAGACCGAAAGCAAGATCGGCGTCGATAGCTACGAAGAACCGGTCACGATCGCCGACCGCGAGGCCAGCCGGATCATCGTTGAGCGGCTTGCCGATGCCTTTCCCGCCGACGCAATACTTTCAGAAGAAGAAGTTGACGAGGTCGAAAAGCGTCTTTCCTCCGAAAGGGTTTGGATCATCGACCCGATCGACGGAACTTCCGGCTTCGTAAAAAAGGACGGCGATTTTGCGGTGCAGATCGGGCTCGCGGTCGCGGGCGAACCGGTCGTCGGTGTCGTGCTGCTTCCATATCATGACGTCACCTATTTTGCGGCCCGCGATGCCGGTGCGTTTCGGGAATCGGAAGGAAAGATCGAACGGCTGAGAACGTCGGAAAAACTGGACTTCGCTTCGATGCAGATGGCCGTTTCGCGAAACCATCGCAGCCCGAAGATCAATGCCATTTTGACCGAGTTTGGCGTCGAGGGCGAGATGCAGCGTGGTTCGGTCGGGCTCAAGATCGGGCTCATCGCCGAGCAAACCTGCGACCTGTACATTCACCTTTCGCATCGGACAAAGCTTTGGGATACATGTGCTCCGCAGATAATTCTTGAGGAGGCCGGAGGGCGGCTGACCGACCTTTGGGGAACGCCTTATCGGTATGACGTTCGGGATCTGCAGAATTGGGGCGGCATCGTCGCGACCAACGGCGCAGTTCATGCGACCACCATCGAACGGCTCCGCCCGCTAATGCGTGAATTTGGAAGGGTAAAATACAGGTCCCGAAGCGATAGATAA
- a CDS encoding molybdenum cofactor biosynthesis protein MoaE — protein MDFYELTTDPIDLAAVARRVVPAECGATVTLDGYARRFTKDKAAGEVRETEYLVYEAYEPMALKEMAKLIERAKAEFEVSAIGIVHRLGRLEIGETSVVISVAAPHRKAAFAACEWLIKELKRTVPIFKKEVYADGEAWSEGEADNSN, from the coding sequence ATGGATTTCTACGAACTTACAACCGATCCGATCGATCTTGCGGCTGTTGCCCGGCGGGTTGTGCCGGCTGAATGCGGGGCGACGGTTACGCTTGATGGCTACGCGAGGCGGTTTACGAAAGACAAAGCGGCGGGCGAAGTGCGAGAGACCGAGTATCTGGTTTACGAGGCCTATGAGCCGATGGCCTTGAAGGAGATGGCGAAGCTCATCGAGCGGGCGAAGGCGGAGTTTGAGGTCTCGGCGATCGGCATCGTGCATCGGCTCGGGCGGCTTGAGATCGGCGAGACGAGCGTTGTTATCTCCGTTGCCGCACCGCATCGCAAGGCCGCCTTCGCTGCCTGCGAATGGCTGATCAAGGAACTGAAACGAACGGTTCCGATCTTCAAGAAAGAGGTTTACGCCGACGGCGAAGCATGGTCCGAGGGCGAGGCCGATAATTCCAACTGA
- a CDS encoding thiazole synthase — translation MDSGFTLAGKAFGSRLIIGTGKYRSFDEMKAAHRASGAEMVTVAVNRVPLDRKTESFLDHLDPEMQILPNTAGCYDAEHAIRTSRLAREALETDWIKLEVIGDPVTLLPDNEQTLEAARVLVKEGFIVLPYFTDDLIMAKKLLDAGCPAVMPLAAPIGSGMGVQNPSNLRIMREQLPDATIIVDAGVGVPSDAAIAMELGADAILMNTAIAEAGDAARMATAMKLAVEAGRLGYLAGRMPKRLYASASSPIAGAIR, via the coding sequence ATGGACAGTGGATTCACACTTGCGGGCAAGGCCTTCGGGTCGCGTTTGATCATCGGAACGGGGAAGTATCGTTCGTTTGACGAGATGAAGGCGGCGCACCGGGCTTCGGGGGCGGAGATGGTTACGGTCGCGGTCAATCGCGTTCCGCTTGACCGGAAGACGGAGTCGTTTCTCGACCACCTCGACCCCGAGATGCAGATCCTGCCGAACACGGCCGGCTGTTACGACGCCGAGCACGCTATTCGCACGTCGCGACTGGCCCGCGAAGCGCTCGAAACGGACTGGATAAAGCTTGAGGTGATCGGCGACCCCGTGACGCTCCTGCCGGACAACGAGCAGACGCTCGAGGCGGCTCGGGTTTTGGTCAAAGAGGGCTTCATCGTCCTGCCGTATTTCACGGACGACCTGATAATGGCGAAAAAGCTGCTCGATGCCGGCTGCCCGGCGGTGATGCCGCTGGCCGCGCCGATCGGTTCCGGGATGGGCGTGCAGAACCCCTCGAACCTTCGCATCATGCGTGAGCAACTGCCGGACGCGACGATCATCGTCGATGCCGGGGTCGGCGTGCCCTCAGACGCCGCGATCGCGATGGAACTCGGCGCCGACGCGATTCTGATGAACACCGCCATCGCCGAAGCCGGCGACGCGGCCCGAATGGCAACCGCGATGAAACTCGCCGTCGAGGCCGGCCGCCTAGGCTACCTCGCCGGCCGCATGCCAAAACGCCTCTACGCCTCAGCCTCAAGCCCGATAGCAGGAGCGATCAGATAA
- a CDS encoding B12-binding domain-containing radical SAM protein: MKILLYNPDNGITRNFMPHLWMFLLQSLTPKEHEVILIDGNAKAMSREELVRFCKDENIGLVGIGAMTRMVARAYKVADSLREAGIPVVMGGPHVTECPDEALGRDGGPRHADAVALGEADATWPLIVADAARGELKEVYTPELDAKGNDIKPSLQSYPHIPWETLDLDQFSLVPKFLQPMLSKMGAGWGKFFVVPIETGRGCPYGCEFCTVTGFFGDSIRFRSNESVVEELLRLKERAKREKGQIAVFFIDDNLAINKKRLKGLLRDMIAAGATLPWVAQISANLLGDEELVDLIAEAGGKWIFIGMESIDPANMADVNKQFSKPADYKAVLDGLAKRNIYAITSFIFGMDNDTVGVAERTVDQIESWAPGLPVFGQLTPFPATPLYERLEKAGRLKRKKHWLDFAPFVMAHDPLKMTIEEAKEETFNAWSRSYGPERNWEAIKAIRHAPIETRIGHLVARLFFRGIYFPQMSKRAWLKLLFDNRRSIIQLSREGFSTYWAFRRRKRVEGRELKAAQ; the protein is encoded by the coding sequence ATGAAAATACTTCTTTATAATCCGGATAACGGGATCACCCGTAACTTCATGCCGCATCTTTGGATGTTTTTGCTCCAATCGCTTACGCCGAAGGAACATGAGGTCATCTTGATCGATGGTAATGCAAAGGCGATGAGCCGCGAGGAGCTCGTCCGTTTTTGCAAGGATGAAAACATCGGCCTGGTCGGCATCGGAGCGATGACGCGAATGGTTGCTCGTGCTTATAAGGTTGCGGATTCTCTCCGCGAGGCCGGCATTCCGGTCGTTATGGGCGGGCCACACGTCACCGAATGTCCGGATGAAGCGCTTGGCCGCGATGGCGGGCCGCGACACGCCGATGCTGTTGCATTAGGCGAGGCCGACGCAACGTGGCCGCTGATAGTTGCAGACGCCGCCCGCGGTGAACTAAAAGAGGTTTACACACCCGAGCTCGACGCGAAGGGAAATGACATAAAGCCGAGCTTGCAGTCTTATCCGCACATCCCGTGGGAGACGCTTGACCTCGACCAATTTTCGCTTGTACCAAAGTTTCTCCAGCCGATGCTGTCCAAAATGGGCGCGGGTTGGGGCAAGTTTTTCGTTGTGCCGATCGAGACCGGCCGCGGTTGCCCTTACGGCTGCGAGTTTTGTACGGTCACCGGCTTTTTTGGCGATTCCATCCGCTTCCGTTCTAACGAAAGCGTTGTCGAAGAATTACTTCGCTTGAAAGAACGTGCAAAGCGTGAGAAGGGCCAGATCGCCGTATTCTTTATCGATGACAACCTCGCGATCAATAAAAAGCGTCTCAAGGGTTTGCTTCGCGATATGATCGCGGCCGGGGCAACGCTGCCGTGGGTCGCTCAGATCTCAGCAAATCTGCTTGGCGACGAAGAGCTCGTCGATCTTATCGCCGAGGCGGGCGGGAAATGGATCTTTATCGGGATGGAATCAATTGACCCGGCGAATATGGCCGATGTCAACAAGCAATTCTCTAAGCCGGCGGATTACAAGGCCGTGCTTGATGGGCTCGCAAAGCGAAATATCTACGCCATCACATCTTTCATTTTCGGAATGGACAATGACACGGTCGGGGTCGCGGAACGGACCGTCGATCAGATCGAAAGCTGGGCTCCGGGGCTTCCGGTCTTTGGCCAGCTTACGCCTTTCCCGGCGACGCCGCTCTATGAGCGGCTCGAGAAAGCCGGCCGCCTCAAGCGAAAGAAGCACTGGCTCGACTTCGCCCCATTCGTCATGGCTCACGATCCGCTCAAAATGACGATCGAAGAGGCTAAGGAAGAGACCTTCAACGCCTGGTCGCGAAGCTACGGCCCCGAGCGTAACTGGGAAGCGATCAAAGCGATCCGCCATGCGCCGATCGAGACACGCATCGGCCATCTGGTCGCCCGGCTCTTCTTCCGCGGAATCTATTTCCCGCAGATGAGCAAGCGGGCGTGGTTGAAACTTCTTTTCGATAATCGCCGTTCGATCATCCAGCTTTCCCGCGAGGGGTTTTCGACATACTGGGCTTTCAGGCGCAGAAAGCGGGTCGAAGGCCGCGAGCTGAAAGCTGCACAGTAA
- a CDS encoding bifunctional (p)ppGpp synthetase/guanosine-3',5'-bis(diphosphate) 3'-pyrophosphohydrolase: MNTTKLILHAASFAAYRHRDQRRKGSDAQPYINHPLDVANMLCDIGGIDDPEILAAAILHDTVEDTESTGDEIRELFGERVAGYVLEVTDDKSLPKAERKQLQVEHARHLTPGAKAIKLADKISNVTDVTNHPPADWPQERRREYIEWAERVVAGLRGVNPELEKHFDNAAAKAKAKFA, translated from the coding sequence ATGAACACTACAAAACTGATACTCCACGCCGCGAGCTTTGCGGCCTACCGCCACCGCGATCAACGCCGCAAAGGCAGCGACGCCCAACCTTACATAAATCACCCGCTCGACGTTGCCAATATGCTGTGCGATATCGGCGGCATCGACGACCCCGAGATCCTGGCTGCGGCCATTCTCCACGACACGGTCGAGGACACGGAATCGACCGGCGACGAGATCCGCGAGCTATTTGGCGAACGGGTCGCCGGCTATGTGCTTGAGGTGACCGACGACAAAAGCCTGCCGAAGGCAGAGCGAAAGCAGTTGCAGGTCGAGCACGCTCGGCACCTCACGCCGGGCGCAAAGGCGATCAAGCTCGCCGACAAGATCAGCAACGTAACCGACGTAACGAACCACCCGCCAGCCGATTGGCCGCAGGAACGCCGACGGGAATATATCGAATGGGCCGAACGCGTAGTCGCCGGGCTGAGAGGTGTGAACCCCGAGCTCGAAAAACACTTTGACAATGCCGCCGCGAAGGCAAAGGCAAAGTTCGCCTAG
- a CDS encoding MoaD/ThiS family protein, translating into MFFFGAAADAAGTREAEAELAEGMTAGELVESLRSKHTGLAGQKLLIAVDQEYADPATPLQNGSEVAIFTAVSGG; encoded by the coding sequence TTGTTTTTTTTCGGAGCCGCAGCCGATGCAGCCGGAACCCGCGAGGCTGAGGCCGAATTGGCGGAGGGCATGACTGCGGGCGAACTGGTCGAAAGCCTAAGATCCAAACACACCGGACTCGCCGGACAAAAGCTCCTCATTGCCGTAGATCAAGAATACGCCGACCCCGCAACGCCGCTCCAAAACGGCAGCGAGGTCGCCATCTTCACCGCCGTCTCCGGTGGATGA
- a CDS encoding SDR family oxidoreductase produces the protein MDKVVLITGASSGIGKETAKLFQSKNWKVAATMRSPENAEDLKKIVDLRLFRLDVTEPDSVRSAVAETLEHFGRIDAVVNNAGYGLLGPFEAASEEQIRRQFETNVFGLMHVCREVIPYFREQRRGTIVNISSIGGRTAFPYSSLYHATKWAVEGFTESLQYELDPFKIKVKIIEPGPIKTDFYGRSRDIPDDATLAFYQPAFGNFMDFMSKGGEEAPDGRAVAEVIYGAVTDGTSKLRYGVNTKGLLTLRRILPESFFRALTKKIFLR, from the coding sequence ATGGATAAGGTGGTCTTAATTACTGGTGCTTCGAGCGGTATCGGAAAAGAGACGGCGAAGCTGTTTCAGAGTAAGAATTGGAAAGTCGCGGCGACGATGCGTTCGCCCGAAAATGCCGAGGACCTGAAGAAGATAGTCGACCTTCGGCTATTTCGGCTTGATGTCACCGAGCCCGACTCGGTCCGCTCCGCGGTCGCCGAAACGCTCGAACATTTCGGCCGCATTGATGCGGTCGTTAACAACGCCGGTTACGGTCTGCTCGGGCCATTTGAGGCAGCGAGCGAGGAGCAGATACGGCGGCAGTTCGAGACGAACGTTTTCGGGCTGATGCACGTTTGCCGCGAAGTGATTCCATATTTCCGCGAACAGCGGCGCGGAACGATCGTAAACATATCCTCGATCGGCGGTCGGACCGCGTTTCCTTACAGCAGTCTTTACCATGCAACGAAATGGGCGGTCGAGGGCTTTACCGAATCGCTTCAATACGAACTTGACCCATTTAAGATCAAGGTCAAGATCATCGAGCCCGGCCCGATAAAGACGGACTTCTATGGCCGTTCACGTGACATTCCGGATGATGCGACGCTCGCATTTTACCAGCCGGCATTCGGCAATTTCATGGACTTTATGAGCAAAGGCGGCGAGGAAGCGCCCGATGGACGGGCGGTCGCCGAGGTGATATATGGCGCGGTCACCGATGGAACTTCCAAGCTCCGCTACGGGGTCAATACAAAAGGGCTGCTCACGCTCCGCCGAATCTTGCCGGAAAGTTTTTTCCGAGCATTGACGAAGAAAATATTTTTAAGATAG
- the ndhC gene encoding NADH-quinone oxidoreductase subunit A, producing MATFNLMDYAPIGLMFLVAIGFGLSQLLVTQLIGPKKRTATKLMPYECGKDPVGSARDRFSIKFYVVAVTFLLFDLEILFMIPFAVAFKSLLGIEKMTGVMYGTIAFIGIMIFLATVVIGLIYDWKKGAFDWSSQARASARAQAIAMRKSRSREVDGHGDLQRAA from the coding sequence ATGGCCACTTTCAACCTAATGGATTACGCCCCGATCGGCTTGATGTTCCTCGTCGCCATCGGGTTCGGTCTCAGCCAACTGCTCGTTACCCAGCTCATCGGCCCAAAGAAACGGACCGCGACCAAGCTGATGCCCTACGAGTGCGGAAAAGACCCGGTCGGTTCGGCCCGCGACCGCTTTTCGATCAAGTTTTATGTGGTCGCCGTTACATTTCTTCTCTTCGACCTCGAAATTCTTTTCATGATCCCGTTCGCCGTGGCCTTCAAATCGCTGCTCGGCATTGAGAAGATGACCGGCGTAATGTATGGCACCATTGCCTTTATCGGCATTATGATCTTCTTGGCGACGGTCGTTATCGGGCTGATCTACGACTGGAAGAAAGGAGCATTTGACTGGAGTTCGCAGGCTCGGGCTTCAGCAAGAGCTCAGGCGATCGCGATGCGAAAATCGCGGTCGAGAGAGGTTGATGGCCACGGCGACCTGCAGCGTGCGGCCTAA
- a CDS encoding LON peptidase substrate-binding domain-containing protein has protein sequence MSEALEKLGDLRRVPVFPLPLVLMPYELLPLHIFEPKYRQLLDDVQNANGFFGISMFDPETGFEDRPAAGSVGCIAEVREVQTMEDGRSNILTMGVARYRLLDFVDEGMPYLTAEIEIFEDAEDVGPELKVRADEAYSLFERVAKAAYKLGGGRGRLPDIPRAEPEQLSFLIAAAFNLETEVKYELLEERSTAARLERLSTILKQSVDQMEENAEIFRAAQTNGHGKKKIDV, from the coding sequence ATGTCAGAAGCCCTCGAAAAGCTCGGCGACCTCCGCCGGGTACCTGTCTTCCCGCTTCCGCTCGTGCTAATGCCCTACGAGCTTTTGCCGCTTCACATCTTTGAACCGAAATACCGGCAGTTGCTCGATGACGTTCAGAACGCCAACGGCTTTTTTGGGATATCGATGTTCGACCCCGAAACCGGTTTTGAGGACCGGCCCGCCGCCGGCAGCGTCGGCTGCATCGCCGAGGTCCGCGAGGTACAGACGATGGAGGACGGGCGCTCGAACATCCTGACAATGGGCGTTGCCCGCTATCGGCTTTTGGATTTTGTGGATGAAGGAATGCCGTATCTAACGGCCGAGATCGAGATTTTTGAAGACGCCGAAGATGTCGGGCCGGAGCTAAAGGTACGCGCGGACGAGGCCTATTCGCTTTTTGAGCGAGTAGCGAAAGCGGCGTACAAGCTCGGCGGCGGCCGCGGACGTTTGCCCGATATTCCGCGGGCCGAACCGGAACAGCTATCGTTCCTGATCGCGGCGGCGTTTAATCTGGAAACCGAAGTAAAGTACGAATTGCTCGAAGAGCGTTCGACCGCCGCCCGGCTGGAACGGCTCTCAACGATCCTTAAGCAGTCGGTAGATCAAATGGAAGAGAATGCTGAGATCTTTCGAGCCGCTCAGACGAATGGCCACGGTAAAAAGAAGATCGACGTTTAG